A genomic segment from Amphiura filiformis chromosome 10, Afil_fr2py, whole genome shotgun sequence encodes:
- the LOC140162128 gene encoding uncharacterized protein, translating into MPDKYAVVIFETDEDDEETVEIISASWLEEIKGKTYCFWPPHNQFNKARKHQRPDKELWKRYKIRRVWLVDDFEKAKRLRDNAVDTSHPEDEGGIGDEPLRKRQRQAPTRLIDDTYGDDADIESEDSESLLSSPKKVPRRTSPRKKSGMKAALGNKPGLPVSPKFTPAAAGHSLLKTPRSVRPTDASKRPPQPVASSVKSTSPSTSRSSHSSPMVNPERRNAENSVPLRILLKLNQIEENQLEIKQMLKKIHTTGTSTSCTSGDVDEMENPADSIEELMQMDAKLRNDDQFKKTTMKYLTMVGGGDTGETVRRMMRKVGTNNVWSQYNMVGRGGKRSFKATTVFKVIMSK; encoded by the exons ATGCCAGATAAGTATGCAGTGGTTATTTTCGAGACGGACGAAGACGATGAAGAAACTGTGGAAATTATTTCAGCATCATGGCTTGAAGAAATAAAA GGTAAGACATACTGCTTTTGGCCTCCACACAACCAATTCAACAAAGCAAGAAAACACCAGAGGCCAGACAAAGAGCTGTGGAAAAGATACAAAATAAGACGGGTTTGGTTGGTGG ATGACTTTGAGAAAGCAAAGAGATTGCGGGATAATGCTGTGGATACTTCCCATCCGGAAGATGAAGGCGGCATCGGGGATGAACCGCTGAGGAAGAGGCAACGGCAGGCACCTACCCGACTTATTGACGACACATATGGTGATGACGCCGATATAGAATCTGAAG ACAGTGAAAGTCTGCTGTCGTCGCCGAAGAAGGTACCACGCCGCACCAGTCCTAGAAAAAAATCGGGAATGAAAGCTGCATTGGGAAATAAGCCCGGCCTACCTGTCTCGCCTAAATTCACACCTGCGGCCGCGGGACATAGTCTACTGAAGACACCACGCTCAGTTAGACCTACAGATGCATCAAAACGCCCACCACAGCCTGTTGCCTCATCAGTGAAGTCAACAAGCCCTTCAACATCCAGATCCAGCCACTCTTCCCCAATGGTCAATCCAGAAAGAAGAAACGCCGAGA aCAGCGTCCCTCTTAGGATTCTTCTTAAACTTAACCAAATTGAAGAAAATCAGTTGGAAATTAAGCAAATGCTTAAGAAGATTCACACCACCGGCACCAGTACATCATGTACATCTGGGGATGTAGATGAAATGGAGAACCCTGCGGATTCGATAGAAGAATTGATGCAGATGGATGCTAAACTACGGAATGATGACCAGTTTAAAAAAACAACG ATGAAGTACCTGACTATGGTAGGAGGTGGAGACACTGGCGAAACGGTGCGACGGATGATGAGGAAGGTTGGAACCAATAATGTATGGTCCCAGTATAATATGGTTGGAAGAGGGGGGAAGAGGAGTTTTAAGGCCACAACAGTCTTCAAAGTAATAATGAGTAAGTAA